One stretch of Desulfovulcanus ferrireducens DNA includes these proteins:
- the thrB gene encoding homoserine kinase, which produces MSSKSSFYVRKRPCIALIGMAGSGKSTLGKLLSQSLSWAHVDTDWLLEAWWGTNLQSIRDHLGLKGFLQAEEKVVLDLRLNRCVISTGGSVVYSAPAMDFLKSLGPIIYLHADLQTILKRVQNVSTRGLAMDKGQTLEDIYLQRKPLYEQYADFVVSTDQNSPQECVQLIEQWLKK; this is translated from the coding sequence ATGAGTTCAAAATCGTCCTTTTATGTCCGGAAAAGGCCATGCATCGCCTTGATAGGCATGGCTGGTTCAGGAAAATCAACCCTGGGCAAGCTACTCAGCCAGAGTTTGTCCTGGGCACATGTTGACACAGACTGGCTCCTGGAAGCATGGTGGGGAACAAATCTGCAATCCATTCGCGATCATCTGGGGCTTAAGGGATTCCTTCAGGCCGAAGAAAAGGTAGTTTTGGACCTTAGACTCAACCGGTGTGTTATCTCTACCGGCGGCAGTGTAGTTTACAGCGCACCCGCCATGGACTTTTTAAAAAGTCTGGGTCCAATCATATATCTGCATGCAGATCTGCAAACCATACTAAAACGAGTACAGAATGTCTCCACCCGTGGCCTGGCTATGGACAAAGGACAAACCCTGGAAGACATTTACCTGCAAAGAAAACCGCTATATGAACAATATGCTGATTTTGTAGTCAGTACCGATCAGAATTCGCCTCAGGAATGTGTGCAACTAATTGAACAATGGCTAAAAAAATAA
- a CDS encoding ABC transporter ATP-binding protein, which yields MLLEIKELHVKYGNIEALHGISFHVNEGEIVTLIGANGAGKTTTLHTITRVPPPEGPKVTKGDILYKGESILKVEPHDVVHKLKIALAPEGRHIFGNLTVEENLVLATYARKNDPNIKNDFKRVYDLFPRLYERRKQRSESLSGGEQQMLAVGRALMTGANFILLDEPSMGLAPLLMYDMFRALKELNRQGMTILLIEQNARVALNFAHRGYVLDTGEIVMQGTSQELMENPDIKKAYLGG from the coding sequence ATGTTACTCGAAATTAAAGAGCTACACGTCAAATATGGAAATATTGAGGCCCTGCATGGTATTTCTTTTCATGTAAATGAAGGTGAAATTGTTACCCTCATCGGAGCTAATGGTGCAGGCAAAACTACCACCTTGCACACCATTACTCGCGTTCCCCCGCCTGAAGGACCAAAAGTGACCAAAGGGGATATCTTATACAAGGGCGAATCAATCCTCAAAGTAGAACCTCATGATGTGGTTCATAAATTAAAAATTGCGCTGGCTCCGGAAGGCAGACATATTTTTGGGAACTTGACCGTGGAAGAAAATTTGGTCCTGGCAACTTATGCTCGTAAAAATGACCCAAACATCAAAAATGATTTCAAACGGGTCTATGATCTGTTTCCCCGGCTCTATGAGCGGCGCAAGCAGCGTAGCGAGTCACTAAGCGGAGGTGAGCAGCAAATGCTCGCCGTGGGTCGTGCCCTGATGACAGGAGCTAACTTTATTCTCCTTGATGAACCATCTATGGGTCTGGCACCTCTTTTAATGTACGATATGTTCAGGGCTTTAAAAGAACTAAACAGGCAAGGCATGACCATTTTGCTCATTGAACAGAATGCCCGGGTGGCTTTGAACTTTGCCCATAGGGGTTATGTCCTTGATACCGGCGAAATAGTTATGCAGGGCACTTCTCAGGAATTAATGGAAAACCCAGATATCAAAAAGGCTTATCTGGGAGGCTAG
- a CDS encoding ABC transporter ATP-binding protein: MSLLEIHGLTQYFGGLCALSDFNIRFEGGELMGLIGPNGAGKTTVFNLVSGFYKPTKGKIIFKGKNIAGLKPHQVTALGIARTFQNIRLWHEMTVLDNIRISQHYNLGYSLFDSILRTRRYMENEKRILDTAVDILEALDLKKYIHEKPKNLPYGMQRKVEIARALSIKPDLLLLDEPAAGLNSADVKDLIRLIKWIHEEFKITIWMIEHQMTVVMTLCSWLKVIDFGATIAEGTPEEIQNNPQVIKAYLGDETI, encoded by the coding sequence ATGTCCTTATTGGAAATACATGGCCTAACCCAGTACTTTGGGGGATTATGCGCTCTTTCAGACTTTAACATCCGCTTTGAAGGCGGTGAATTAATGGGGCTCATTGGCCCTAACGGAGCAGGTAAAACCACTGTCTTCAATCTGGTCAGCGGATTTTATAAGCCGACAAAAGGAAAAATTATATTCAAAGGAAAAAATATTGCCGGCCTAAAACCGCATCAGGTTACAGCATTAGGTATTGCCAGAACCTTTCAAAACATCCGCCTCTGGCATGAAATGACTGTTTTAGACAATATCCGTATCTCTCAACATTATAATCTCGGTTATAGTTTATTTGACTCTATCCTGCGCACCAGAAGATACATGGAAAATGAAAAACGCATCCTGGATACAGCAGTGGATATCCTGGAAGCACTTGACCTGAAAAAATATATCCATGAAAAGCCTAAAAACCTGCCTTATGGGATGCAAAGAAAAGTGGAAATTGCAAGAGCTCTGTCTATCAAACCGGATCTCTTGCTTTTAGACGAGCCGGCTGCAGGTTTGAATTCTGCTGATGTCAAGGACCTGATCCGACTGATTAAGTGGATCCATGAAGAATTTAAGATCACCATCTGGATGATTGAACACCAGATGACAGTGGTCATGACCCTCTGCTCCTGGCTAAAGGTAATCGACTTTGGGGCCACTATTGCCGAAGGTACCCCAGAGGAAATTCAGAACAATCCACAAGTAATCAAAGCCTATTTGGGAGATGAGACAATCTAA
- a CDS encoding branched-chain amino acid ABC transporter permease, which yields MRRFTVPLTLLLLFGLLVGLSYYELIDLYTQSVLMFMGINIIYASSLNLVNGYMGEFSCGHAGFMAVGAYVASVLSVLLFAQDRVFGPPLLSPEYAILGFPLILVVAFIVAALAGLLIAIPSFKTRGDYLAIITIAANYIIITTIINLDSIGGARGFMGMKNTIFAMEDVVFLPWMIIWVFIFTVLSIWMIRRFVSSTLGKGIVAIHQDEVAAEIMSVNTNKMKLIAFMISSGLAGVAGALFAHVLGYVNPSSFGILKSTEALVMVYLGGMGSLSGSVLSAIAFTLLLELLRPLQIIKWIVVPLLLIILMQFRPEGIMGNKELSDIFPGLRKLYKFK from the coding sequence ATGCGAAGATTTACAGTTCCTTTGACTTTGCTTCTTTTGTTCGGCCTACTTGTTGGCCTATCCTACTATGAATTAATAGATTTATATACCCAGTCTGTTTTAATGTTTATGGGTATAAATATTATTTATGCCAGCAGCTTAAATTTAGTAAATGGATATATGGGAGAATTCTCTTGTGGCCATGCTGGATTCATGGCTGTCGGGGCCTATGTGGCTTCTGTATTAAGCGTTCTCCTATTCGCTCAAGACAGGGTCTTTGGCCCGCCATTACTTTCACCTGAATACGCCATTTTAGGTTTTCCTTTAATTTTAGTCGTCGCATTTATAGTAGCTGCACTGGCTGGACTTTTGATAGCAATTCCCTCCTTTAAAACCAGGGGTGACTACCTGGCTATCATCACCATAGCGGCCAACTATATAATCATCACCACCATCATCAATCTGGACAGCATTGGTGGAGCCAGAGGATTTATGGGGATGAAAAATACTATTTTTGCCATGGAAGATGTGGTTTTCCTTCCCTGGATGATCATCTGGGTCTTCATTTTTACCGTTCTGTCAATCTGGATGATCCGCCGCTTTGTTTCATCTACTCTGGGGAAAGGGATAGTTGCTATTCACCAAGATGAAGTAGCCGCTGAAATTATGAGTGTGAATACCAACAAAATGAAGTTGATAGCCTTTATGATTTCTTCAGGTCTGGCCGGCGTGGCCGGGGCACTGTTCGCCCATGTCCTGGGCTATGTAAATCCAAGTTCTTTTGGCATACTCAAGTCAACAGAAGCCCTGGTCATGGTCTATCTCGGAGGAATGGGATCATTATCCGGCTCAGTCCTTTCGGCAATTGCTTTCACTCTTCTTCTGGAACTTTTACGCCCTTTGCAAATCATCAAGTGGATAGTTGTCCCTCTTCTCCTCATTATCCTCATGCAATTCCGTCCTGAAGGAATAATGGGCAACAAAGAGCTATCAGACATTTTTCCAGGTCTTAGAAAATTATATAAGTTCAAATAG
- a CDS encoding branched-chain amino acid ABC transporter permease has translation MFESIIQNIFNALQWGSYYSLIALGYCLVYGVLLLINFAHGDIFMVGAYIAFFVATFFLGQYSFGLPLALPKWAVLALTIPLTMVLTACVGVFIERVAYRPLRRKGANRLYVVITALMCGLILENGNLALLGASRRKFPELIDKVVYTFGSISVTNLKIAVIISAFLVFGLLHFIVTKTKIGMAMRAISYDKFAVPLMGIPIDTIIVFTFILGSSMAGLAGLLFAMSYPILDPYMGAIIGWKAFIAAVVGGIGDIRGAFVGGYILGFVEILVVAFFPSTFRDLIAFSILLLILSIKPTGLFGVAKTTKI, from the coding sequence GTGTTCGAAAGTATTATACAAAACATTTTCAATGCCTTACAATGGGGCAGTTATTACTCATTAATAGCTTTGGGTTATTGTCTGGTTTATGGAGTACTCCTACTCATTAATTTTGCCCATGGCGATATTTTCATGGTTGGTGCTTATATTGCTTTTTTTGTGGCCACTTTCTTCCTGGGCCAATATTCATTTGGTCTGCCACTGGCCCTGCCCAAGTGGGCAGTCCTGGCACTGACTATCCCACTGACCATGGTTCTCACTGCCTGCGTGGGCGTGTTCATTGAAAGAGTCGCTTATCGCCCTTTACGCCGAAAAGGAGCCAACCGACTGTACGTAGTCATCACCGCACTCATGTGCGGATTGATTCTGGAAAACGGCAACCTGGCCCTTTTAGGCGCTAGTCGACGCAAGTTTCCTGAACTCATTGACAAAGTAGTGTACACGTTCGGTTCCATCAGTGTGACCAACCTAAAAATTGCCGTAATAATTTCTGCCTTTCTGGTATTTGGCCTTTTGCATTTTATCGTTACCAAAACAAAAATCGGAATGGCCATGCGGGCCATCTCCTATGATAAATTTGCTGTCCCCTTAATGGGGATACCCATAGATACCATTATTGTTTTTACTTTTATTCTAGGTTCTTCCATGGCTGGTTTAGCCGGATTGTTATTCGCCATGTCCTATCCCATTTTAGACCCATACATGGGAGCCATTATAGGCTGGAAGGCCTTTATTGCCGCTGTTGTCGGAGGAATCGGTGATATACGCGGGGCCTTTGTCGGAGGATACATCCTCGGATTTGTGGAAATTCTGGTTGTGGCTTTTTTCCCATCTACGTTTAGAGATCTAATAGCCTTTAGTATACTGTTATTGATTCTCTCTATTAAGCCCACAGGGCTATTCGGCGTAGCAAAAACAACAAAAATTTAA
- a CDS encoding ABC transporter substrate-binding protein produces MRKLLFATVVSCFVLLVSGFAFGKTIKIGFNIPLTGDIPKVGESSKLAAEMLKEDINGQGGLEVGGEKYKLEFIYEDNESKAESAVAAALKLIERDQVLAIVGPNSSKQAVPAGQVCNDNRTPMISPWSTNPDTTKDRPWVFRAAFLDPFQGPVAVDFAMKQFKAKTAAVLFALANDYSKGLAEIFKEDFEKKNGPGSVVAFESYGDKDQDFSAQLTKIIAAKPDFIFLPNNYNEVALIVKQAHDLGWNGPFMGSDAWGSAELMTLCGDDCKGHYFSTHYAAAGATGATKEFIDRYKAKYGYTPDDVAALTWDATRIVLQAIQEAGHLTGRVRKDRKIIRDAMANIKEFDGITGKMKFDDQGDPIKCAVVVRIDENGDFVFTKSVCP; encoded by the coding sequence ATGAGGAAGTTGCTCTTCGCCACTGTTGTTTCCTGCTTTGTGTTGTTGGTTTCTGGATTCGCCTTTGGGAAAACAATTAAAATTGGCTTTAACATCCCCCTGACGGGAGATATCCCCAAGGTAGGCGAATCGTCCAAGTTAGCTGCAGAAATGCTTAAAGAGGATATCAATGGTCAAGGTGGACTCGAAGTCGGCGGTGAAAAATACAAATTGGAATTCATTTATGAAGATAATGAATCCAAAGCCGAGTCCGCTGTTGCTGCAGCCTTAAAACTGATTGAGAGAGATCAGGTACTGGCCATTGTCGGACCAAACTCAAGTAAACAGGCTGTACCGGCCGGTCAAGTCTGTAATGACAACCGGACTCCGATGATTTCTCCCTGGTCCACCAATCCCGATACAACCAAGGACCGTCCCTGGGTGTTCAGGGCTGCCTTTTTAGACCCATTCCAGGGGCCAGTGGCTGTTGACTTCGCCATGAAACAGTTCAAAGCCAAAACTGCTGCAGTCCTTTTTGCCCTTGCCAATGATTACAGCAAAGGTCTCGCAGAAATTTTTAAGGAAGACTTTGAAAAGAAAAACGGTCCTGGCTCTGTAGTCGCTTTTGAAAGCTACGGTGATAAGGATCAGGATTTCAGTGCCCAGTTGACAAAAATCATTGCTGCAAAACCAGACTTTATTTTTCTGCCAAACAACTATAATGAGGTTGCCCTGATCGTAAAACAGGCCCACGATCTCGGCTGGAATGGACCTTTTATGGGATCTGATGCCTGGGGTTCTGCTGAGCTCATGACCTTGTGTGGTGACGATTGTAAAGGACACTACTTTTCTACTCACTATGCTGCTGCTGGAGCTACCGGAGCCACAAAAGAGTTTATTGACAGGTATAAAGCCAAATATGGTTACACCCCAGATGATGTAGCCGCTCTGACATGGGATGCAACCCGTATTGTTCTCCAGGCCATTCAGGAAGCTGGTCATCTCACCGGTCGAGTAAGAAAAGATCGTAAGATCATCCGCGACGCCATGGCTAACATTAAAGAATTTGATGGCATAACTGGCAAAATGAAGTTTGATGACCAGGGCGACCCCATCAAATGTGCCGTTGTGGTTCGTATTGATGAAAATGGTGACTTCGTCTTCACCAAATCTGTATGTCCATAA
- a CDS encoding D-sedoheptulose 7-phosphate isomerase has product MPDQALTIISEHAQKGVLVREKFFKENAQVLVEVARIMAISLARGGKILFCGNGGSAADAQHLAAEFVNRFLMERPPLPALALTTDTSVLTAVSNDYSFNEVFAKQVKALGQAGDVLVGISTSGSSHNVNKALSQARELDMITVGLSGKNGGEMTDYCDYVLSVPDKNTPIIQEVHIAAGHLLCRLVDYYLFEAVSELEKYLVSDE; this is encoded by the coding sequence ATGCCTGATCAGGCACTGACTATTATCAGCGAGCATGCGCAAAAAGGTGTTCTTGTCCGGGAGAAGTTTTTTAAAGAAAATGCACAGGTTTTGGTCGAAGTTGCTAGGATCATGGCTATTAGTCTGGCCCGGGGAGGTAAGATACTTTTTTGTGGCAATGGCGGAAGTGCAGCAGATGCCCAGCATTTGGCTGCCGAATTTGTTAACCGTTTTTTAATGGAAAGGCCTCCCCTCCCGGCTCTGGCCTTGACAACTGATACTTCTGTCCTAACTGCAGTGAGTAATGATTATAGTTTTAACGAAGTATTTGCTAAACAGGTTAAAGCTTTGGGGCAGGCTGGAGATGTCCTGGTAGGGATTTCTACTTCGGGCAGCAGCCACAATGTGAATAAGGCCTTGAGTCAAGCCAGGGAGTTGGATATGATTACCGTGGGTTTGAGTGGGAAAAATGGGGGCGAAATGACCGATTACTGTGATTATGTTTTAAGTGTCCCGGATAAAAATACACCTATAATTCAAGAGGTACACATTGCTGCCGGGCATCTATTATGCCGCCTGGTAGATTACTATTTGTTCGAAGCTGTCTCTGAATTGGAGAAGTACCTTGTGAGTGATGAGTAA
- a CDS encoding FmdB family zinc ribbon protein, which produces MPIYEFLCNKCKREFEELVFKEDEQVQCPDCGSQDTQKLMSACKFRTGGPIVLGKPSSNAITTRGKAGCASCSGGNCSSCG; this is translated from the coding sequence ATGCCTATATATGAATTTCTTTGCAACAAGTGTAAAAGAGAGTTTGAAGAACTGGTTTTTAAAGAAGATGAGCAGGTTCAGTGTCCTGACTGTGGCTCTCAGGATACCCAAAAATTGATGTCTGCCTGTAAGTTCAGGACTGGCGGTCCCATTGTTTTGGGCAAGCCTTCTTCTAATGCCATTACAACCAGAGGCAAGGCTGGCTGCGCCAGTTGTTCCGGCGGCAATTGTTCCTCCTGTGGTTGA
- the hemC gene encoding hydroxymethylbilane synthase, producing the protein MNRIIIATRGSKLALWQAEHIAGQLMSRYPDLEVRLLKIKTKGDKILDVPLAKVGGKGLFVKEIEEALMDGRADIAVHSMKDVPTELPAGLKLGIIPERESPEDLLLSCKYENLMELPEKARVGTSSLRRQAQLLQLRPDLDVVSLRGNLDTRVRKLKEGQFDAIVVAKAGMRRLGLTVDYEFELAPPSFLPAVAQGALGIEYAEGRQDLDELLGFMDHAPTRFCVQAERAFLHGLDGGCQVPIACYARYGDDQLRISGLVADLKGERMVRKEKTGKPEDAWQLGHELAQEVLKAGAREILGELYA; encoded by the coding sequence ATGAATAGAATTATTATTGCTACTAGAGGTAGTAAACTGGCTTTGTGGCAGGCTGAGCATATAGCTGGGCAGCTTATGTCCCGCTATCCTGATCTTGAGGTGAGGTTGCTAAAAATTAAAACCAAAGGGGATAAAATATTGGATGTCCCCCTAGCCAAGGTGGGGGGGAAAGGTCTTTTTGTTAAAGAAATTGAAGAAGCGCTTATGGATGGTCGGGCTGATATTGCTGTTCATAGCATGAAAGATGTGCCCACAGAGCTTCCTGCGGGGCTTAAACTAGGCATTATTCCTGAGCGTGAAAGCCCAGAGGATCTGCTCTTGTCCTGTAAATATGAAAATTTAATGGAGTTGCCTGAGAAGGCTAGAGTAGGCACATCCAGTTTACGCAGGCAGGCGCAGCTTTTGCAATTAAGACCGGATCTGGATGTGGTTTCCCTGCGGGGAAATCTGGATACGCGGGTTAGAAAATTAAAGGAAGGGCAGTTTGATGCCATTGTTGTGGCCAAGGCTGGCATGCGTCGGTTGGGCCTGACAGTAGATTATGAATTTGAACTCGCACCTCCAAGTTTTTTGCCAGCGGTGGCACAAGGAGCTTTGGGCATTGAATATGCTGAAGGGCGTCAGGACTTGGATGAACTTTTGGGTTTTATGGATCACGCCCCTACCAGATTTTGTGTCCAGGCGGAAAGGGCTTTTCTGCATGGCCTAGATGGAGGCTGTCAGGTGCCCATTGCCTGTTACGCCCGCTACGGAGATGACCAATTGCGCATAAGCGGTCTGGTAGCTGATCTTAAGGGTGAGAGAATGGTGAGAAAAGAAAAGACAGGTAAACCTGAGGATGCTTGGCAGTTGGGGCATGAGCTTGCCCAGGAAGTTTTAAAGGCCGGGGCGAGAGAGATTCTAGGTGAACTTTATGCTTAA
- a CDS encoding rhomboid family intramembrane serine protease, whose amino-acid sequence MDRDKKTFNPKPNESKDDISMQKGYADIAEHVQDEMRVEFKAEWELILLALGIDYHWGKKGELLVPNEVVARAVREIEEYEEEVFQERQKMTMEIPDLNDNKKAWFNLLVLSFLLLFYTLIEKNIFRLTLENWTILGGVDGEKIRAGQWWRVITGLTLHSDPAHVLSNVVFGAPFVVGVCARWGLGLGWMTIILSGAIGNLVNVFVLGPRHLSIGFSTAVFGAAGILATNLLTETRGFGSWFKCIFYGLSLLALLGGGGPKVDLGAHFFGLVSGLFLGIILHKLNFFDPKKKLTEIILFLSVLAIVLWAWATTILNHSI is encoded by the coding sequence ATGGACAGAGACAAAAAAACGTTTAATCCTAAGCCTAACGAATCAAAAGACGACATAAGTATGCAAAAGGGATATGCTGACATAGCAGAACATGTGCAAGATGAAATGCGAGTTGAATTTAAAGCCGAGTGGGAGTTGATACTTTTGGCGTTGGGTATTGACTATCATTGGGGCAAAAAAGGAGAACTTTTGGTTCCCAACGAAGTAGTTGCGAGAGCTGTTCGGGAGATAGAAGAGTATGAGGAGGAAGTGTTTCAAGAAAGGCAAAAAATGACAATGGAAATTCCCGATTTAAATGACAATAAAAAAGCTTGGTTCAATTTACTTGTTCTATCTTTTTTATTGCTATTTTATACTTTAATCGAGAAAAATATTTTTCGGTTGACTTTAGAGAATTGGACAATTTTGGGGGGTGTTGACGGAGAAAAAATTCGTGCAGGTCAATGGTGGCGTGTAATAACCGGTCTTACATTGCACAGCGATCCGGCACATGTCTTGTCCAATGTAGTATTTGGAGCGCCATTTGTCGTTGGTGTTTGTGCCAGGTGGGGGCTGGGCTTGGGCTGGATGACCATAATTCTTTCCGGTGCCATAGGCAATTTGGTAAATGTTTTTGTTTTAGGTCCTAGACACTTGAGCATAGGTTTTTCCACAGCGGTGTTTGGGGCGGCAGGCATTTTGGCCACCAATCTTTTAACAGAAACAAGAGGGTTTGGTAGTTGGTTTAAGTGTATTTTCTACGGCCTGAGTCTGTTGGCTTTACTTGGAGGTGGAGGGCCAAAAGTTGATCTGGGAGCACATTTTTTTGGTTTGGTTTCGGGCTTGTTTTTAGGGATTATTCTGCATAAATTGAATTTTTTTGATCCCAAGAAAAAATTAACTGAAATAATTTTGTTTTTGTCTGTCTTAGCCATTGTCTTGTGGGCGTGGGCTACCACCATACTTAATCACTCAATTTAA
- a CDS encoding MATE family efflux transporter, whose protein sequence is MMFFHFLIGFVDVWVAGRLGREVQACMGLITQALFFFLVVAIAVANGSVAAISQSLGAGLRRRAQRYIGLGLEVGIVLGVVILGAGYMAKDLFLDLLQIPESISPIASYLLQVYLYILPAYYLFIVSNAFFRAQKKVMCPFYAMIIVTIVNTLGDFGLGLGLWGLPKLGYKGLAWSTFASIMCGTVFNLSLLIRAKMLVRQSFAPWRWTKKAWPYLFKVAWPAGLMQIVWHSAYMVLYGIVASLPRGSVVALAGMSAGIRVESFLFLPGFAFNFTASILVGHYLGAKDVAGAKKIGYRVMLLGVTLVCFMTILLWLAIEPIASFIAPDPQVKMEAINYLKYNMAAMPFLLPAIILGGALTGAGATIYQMVVMGTSAWLVRIPLAYFLGHIYLEQATGVWLAMFLSMVFQAGLMLYFYQFKDWPKFAMRK, encoded by the coding sequence ATGATGTTCTTTCATTTTTTGATTGGTTTTGTGGATGTGTGGGTGGCCGGAAGGCTTGGCCGGGAAGTCCAAGCCTGTATGGGGTTGATCACTCAAGCCCTATTTTTCTTTCTTGTTGTGGCCATTGCAGTGGCCAATGGTAGTGTGGCGGCCATTAGTCAGTCTTTGGGTGCTGGTCTGAGAAGGAGGGCCCAGCGTTATATCGGCCTTGGTTTAGAAGTAGGTATTGTCTTGGGGGTGGTTATTCTAGGGGCTGGTTATATGGCCAAGGATTTGTTTTTGGATTTGTTGCAAATACCAGAGAGTATCTCGCCCATTGCCAGCTATTTACTCCAAGTTTACCTCTATATTTTACCTGCTTACTATCTTTTTATTGTCAGTAATGCCTTTTTTCGGGCTCAAAAAAAAGTCATGTGCCCTTTTTATGCCATGATAATTGTCACCATTGTCAATACCTTGGGTGATTTTGGTCTGGGCTTAGGACTGTGGGGGTTGCCAAAACTTGGTTATAAAGGCCTTGCCTGGAGTACCTTTGCCTCTATTATGTGCGGGACTGTTTTTAACCTTTCTCTCCTCATACGTGCCAAAATGTTGGTACGGCAGAGTTTTGCTCCCTGGCGCTGGACAAAAAAGGCTTGGCCCTATTTATTTAAGGTAGCCTGGCCAGCAGGCCTTATGCAAATTGTCTGGCATTCAGCCTATATGGTTCTGTATGGAATTGTTGCTTCGCTGCCCAGGGGCAGTGTAGTTGCCCTGGCCGGTATGAGCGCAGGGATCAGGGTGGAATCATTTTTATTTTTACCTGGTTTTGCTTTTAATTTTACGGCCTCTATTTTGGTGGGCCACTACCTGGGGGCCAAGGATGTGGCAGGGGCCAAAAAGATTGGCTATCGGGTCATGCTTTTAGGAGTTACCTTGGTATGCTTTATGACTATCTTGTTGTGGTTGGCGATAGAACCCATTGCCAGTTTTATTGCCCCTGATCCACAAGTTAAGATGGAGGCCATCAACTATTTGAAATACAATATGGCCGCCATGCCGTTTTTGTTGCCGGCAATAATTTTAGGCGGGGCTTTGACCGGGGCCGGGGCCACTATTTATCAAATGGTTGTCATGGGCACTTCTGCCTGGTTAGTGCGCATTCCTTTGGCCTATTTCCTTGGACATATTTATCTTGAGCAGGCTACAGGAGTGTGGCTGGCAATGTTTTTGTCCATGGTTTTTCAGGCAGGGCTTATGCTTTATTTTTATCAATTTAAGGATTGGCCCAAGTTTGCCATGCGCAAGTAA
- a CDS encoding FxsA family protein has protein sequence MFIKFFLLFALVPMLELYILIKVGSIIGAGPTIVLVILTAIVGAYLAKQQGMHTMYRIRQSLSQNMLPAEELVDAFLILIAGLVLLTPGFITDLLGLLILFPPTRKSFKIWLYKKNSQWIDKGDVHVYYRKW, from the coding sequence ATGTTTATTAAATTTTTCTTGCTTTTTGCTTTGGTTCCAATGCTGGAACTGTATATTCTAATCAAGGTCGGCTCTATTATTGGGGCAGGACCAACTATTGTCCTGGTCATTTTAACTGCCATCGTTGGAGCTTATTTGGCCAAGCAACAAGGGATGCATACGATGTACAGGATAAGACAAAGCCTGAGTCAAAATATGTTGCCGGCTGAGGAATTGGTTGATGCATTCTTGATTTTGATTGCTGGGCTGGTTCTTCTCACGCCAGGTTTTATTACAGATTTGCTTGGATTACTTATTCTTTTTCCGCCTACACGTAAAAGTTTTAAGATTTGGCTATATAAAAAAAATTCCCAGTGGATTGATAAGGGGGATGTCCATGTTTATTATCGCAAATGGTAG